A single window of Chloracidobacterium sp. DNA harbors:
- a CDS encoding ATP-binding protein has protein sequence MIEIRWNNFRAKFEGRADKAFELLCYLLFLREHRLPEKGLFGYYNQIGIETEPVLIDGEWVGFQAKYSDSQVNVSAIEESLGKAKRKHPDLQKVVVYVNHEFTETRKTTDPPKSQSDLEKFAASLGLTIDWRVRSNFASLLSLPENQDFAEHFFVLEPGRSEFLTELKRHTAELLDPIRTLIEIRNTTIKLDRTKELERLNSIGTPGRLIVVHGPGGVGKTSLLKEFSKSVGDAIPLLVFRASEFNVRHINDFFTPYGRPSLSYFIDVFSKADRKYLVVDSAEKLSDLDDHVAFREFLRRLIDSGWTIFLTARDVYLDSLTFQLVNVFGRSFEKVTLTAISDEELDASASAYKYALPSSERLRELIRNPFYLAEYLLLTPEGDIGGTYGEFKKSLWKKKIRSSGSKGLIDRRREETILAIARHRADSGSFTMSITNSDAEALQALELDEVLGFDEARAGYFITHDIYEEWSLEKIIEQNFERRASTSNFFASIGNSLPMRRAFRHWLSDRLRDAPSTVKQFVEQSIADTTLGQHWRDEVLISVLLSDASEAFFDMFEQLILIDDCELLIRLIFLLRTGCKEIDFTLAKAMREFQEVDAGTLFTRPIGSGWTSAISFTLKHIDKFLPDRIPVIVSLLEDWTRSNKLGTGSRTAGLIALTCYNSVVDEDTYADSKMVERLVTVMFNSATEIKPELEIILDEVISAGQVQYRQRHYQVIHLLCSEMAGYTAAQALPVKTMKVAELYWMRSEGERADDHMGVERLFDIRFVMGNEYFPASAFQTPMIAWLRAEPFEAFKFLQLLNEKTIGHYSKFDPDPDAEEINIDVDGKRVVQYVDARVWNMYRATQVAPSLLESMHMALERILFEMAEVYPEPLIVSICKKLLSKSNYGSITAVVTSVVLAQPGKLFDVAKILFADRTILLQDNIRKHNDATSARHLYTIPSMGRRDIDHHVQERLETCDQEHRKWSLEDLARNYQYFDYFNDPKLAAERQSEIWEILDRHYYKLPPDNEQSEDDRAWRMALARMDRRKITTKVEAEEGTERMIVSFHPEIAPDLQDYQEEGSTMTAQFTEFLPLKLWAIERFEKRTPDENQFDGDPSTAFEKSCEITARLEDIKEQGERSRFWLINGSTPSYVSAILLRDHFDELSPEQVESCAEVLLNFATLPLIRENYFYQSGDGVEPAITSLGVVFARCPELRTEVKEILLLHLLSRITDTSILARRSILQHLWKTHPADAESLLCGFLSLKASYDKLAEKHYFDKRRNWHNDNAEEVVAGTVESFSTIFAKENVELFGRVNDNEIELSEFGDFNDIPAEVLSNALDLLPLGTDAPAHKELINLAGVQLSEPDILADADSQSGFLLKRRTMQKFANLVISAVPSDAVAFVRPFVETFNSSVVPDLFEQLIFAEDELRQYESFWEVWQAFYPKLVEHGKTRRWRDRPDRSIRNYFLAWEYWKTESKSWPSIRDREKVFFQNAVRELGQHPSAFYGISRFLNEIGSSFLNEGIGWISDLLKLGPSPATESPETNTTYYLELLARRYADLERRTIRSSPEARDRIIRILDYLVEQGSINAFLLRDQLA, from the coding sequence ATGATCGAGATTCGATGGAACAACTTTCGGGCGAAATTCGAAGGGCGCGCGGACAAGGCGTTCGAGCTACTTTGCTATCTTCTTTTTCTTCGTGAGCACCGGTTGCCGGAGAAGGGTCTTTTTGGCTACTACAACCAAATCGGCATTGAGACAGAGCCCGTCCTCATCGACGGCGAGTGGGTCGGGTTCCAGGCAAAATACTCCGACTCGCAGGTCAACGTCTCGGCAATAGAGGAGTCTCTAGGTAAGGCGAAACGCAAACACCCTGATCTACAGAAGGTGGTCGTCTATGTGAACCATGAGTTCACCGAGACCCGTAAAACAACCGACCCACCTAAATCTCAATCAGACCTCGAAAAGTTTGCCGCGAGTTTGGGGCTGACGATCGATTGGAGAGTCAGATCGAACTTCGCTTCGCTTCTCTCCTTACCCGAAAACCAGGATTTCGCGGAACACTTCTTTGTTCTCGAACCCGGACGATCCGAGTTTCTGACCGAGTTGAAGCGCCACACGGCAGAGTTGCTTGATCCTATACGTACTTTGATAGAGATACGCAACACAACGATAAAACTCGACAGAACGAAGGAATTAGAACGCTTGAATTCCATTGGAACGCCCGGACGATTGATCGTAGTTCACGGGCCGGGAGGGGTTGGCAAGACCTCGCTGTTGAAAGAATTCTCCAAGTCCGTTGGGGATGCGATTCCGCTGCTGGTCTTCAGGGCTTCGGAATTTAACGTACGCCACATCAACGATTTTTTTACGCCGTATGGCCGACCTTCGCTTTCCTATTTCATAGATGTCTTCTCAAAGGCGGACAGAAAATATCTGGTGGTCGATTCTGCGGAAAAACTTTCCGATCTAGATGACCACGTCGCATTTCGCGAGTTTCTTCGGCGGCTGATCGATTCCGGTTGGACGATCTTTCTCACGGCACGTGATGTTTACCTCGATAGCCTTACGTTCCAGCTCGTGAATGTTTTCGGTCGGAGTTTTGAAAAGGTTACTTTGACGGCCATTTCGGATGAGGAACTCGATGCGAGTGCCTCTGCATACAAGTATGCGCTTCCGTCATCTGAAAGACTTAGAGAACTCATCCGAAATCCGTTTTACCTTGCCGAGTATCTGCTGTTAACACCTGAGGGCGACATCGGTGGGACGTATGGCGAGTTCAAAAAAAGCCTTTGGAAGAAGAAGATCCGATCCAGCGGGTCAAAAGGTCTGATCGATCGCCGCCGCGAAGAGACCATTCTGGCAATAGCTCGGCATCGCGCTGATTCAGGCTCGTTTACTATGTCGATCACCAATTCAGACGCCGAAGCTTTGCAAGCGCTTGAACTCGATGAAGTGTTAGGTTTCGACGAGGCGAGAGCCGGATACTTCATCACGCACGACATATACGAAGAATGGTCCCTCGAGAAAATAATCGAACAGAATTTCGAACGCCGAGCATCGACGTCGAATTTTTTCGCGTCGATCGGCAATTCACTCCCAATGCGCCGCGCCTTCCGTCACTGGCTATCGGATCGGCTAAGGGATGCTCCTTCGACGGTCAAACAATTCGTAGAGCAATCGATTGCCGACACAACTTTAGGTCAGCACTGGCGCGACGAAGTGCTTATTTCGGTGCTGCTTTCTGACGCTTCGGAAGCATTTTTCGATATGTTCGAGCAGCTGATCTTGATCGACGATTGTGAATTACTGATCCGTCTGATATTCCTCCTCCGAACCGGTTGCAAGGAAATCGATTTCACGCTCGCAAAAGCGATGAGAGAATTTCAGGAAGTTGATGCCGGAACTCTATTCACGCGTCCGATTGGGAGCGGATGGACGTCTGCGATTTCTTTCACCCTTAAGCACATCGACAAGTTCCTGCCGGATCGCATACCGGTGATCGTATCGTTGCTTGAAGATTGGACCCGTTCTAACAAACTTGGCACCGGATCAAGAACCGCAGGATTGATCGCTCTTACCTGCTACAACAGTGTCGTAGACGAGGACACCTACGCAGATAGCAAAATGGTCGAGCGTCTCGTGACGGTCATGTTCAACTCTGCCACCGAGATCAAGCCCGAGCTTGAGATAATTCTTGATGAAGTGATTTCTGCAGGCCAGGTTCAATATCGTCAACGACATTATCAGGTAATCCACTTACTGTGTTCTGAGATGGCAGGGTATACCGCTGCCCAAGCCCTTCCAGTCAAAACGATGAAAGTCGCCGAGCTGTATTGGATGCGTAGCGAAGGTGAAAGGGCCGACGACCATATGGGTGTGGAGCGACTCTTTGATATACGTTTTGTAATGGGTAACGAATATTTCCCTGCAAGTGCGTTTCAAACGCCTATGATCGCCTGGCTTCGAGCTGAACCGTTCGAGGCGTTCAAGTTTCTTCAGCTGCTGAATGAAAAAACCATCGGACACTATTCTAAGTTTGATCCCGATCCTGATGCTGAAGAGATAAACATCGACGTAGACGGCAAGCGGGTCGTCCAGTATGTTGACGCAAGGGTTTGGAATATGTACCGCGCTACGCAGGTAGCTCCGTCGCTGCTTGAATCGATGCACATGGCCCTTGAGCGCATACTGTTCGAGATGGCTGAAGTTTATCCCGAGCCCCTTATCGTTTCCATCTGTAAGAAACTCCTTTCGAAATCGAATTACGGATCGATTACTGCGGTTGTCACTAGCGTAGTTCTGGCACAGCCGGGAAAACTATTTGACGTGGCAAAGATCCTGTTTGCGGATCGCACGATCCTACTGCAAGACAACATTCGCAAACATAACGATGCGACAAGCGCGAGACACCTGTACACGATTCCCTCGATGGGACGAAGGGATATCGACCACCATGTCCAGGAGCGACTGGAAACGTGCGATCAAGAGCATCGCAAATGGAGCCTTGAAGACCTCGCCCGCAATTATCAGTACTTTGACTATTTTAATGATCCAAAGCTCGCAGCGGAACGTCAGTCGGAGATCTGGGAAATACTCGATCGTCACTACTACAAACTGCCCCCTGATAACGAGCAGTCCGAAGACGATAGAGCGTGGCGGATGGCCCTGGCGCGAATGGACCGAAGGAAAATTACTACAAAGGTCGAGGCGGAAGAGGGTACTGAACGGATGATCGTGAGTTTTCATCCGGAGATCGCCCCGGATCTGCAGGACTATCAAGAAGAAGGCTCGACGATGACTGCCCAGTTTACAGAGTTCCTACCATTGAAACTCTGGGCGATTGAACGGTTCGAGAAAAGAACACCCGACGAAAACCAGTTTGACGGTGATCCATCAACGGCCTTCGAGAAATCATGTGAGATAACGGCACGTCTTGAAGACATCAAGGAACAGGGCGAGCGAAGTCGTTTTTGGTTGATAAACGGATCAACTCCCTCATACGTCTCCGCGATCCTTCTTCGTGATCATTTCGACGAGCTCTCTCCTGAGCAGGTAGAATCTTGCGCCGAAGTACTGCTCAACTTCGCGACGCTCCCGTTGATACGAGAGAATTACTTTTATCAGAGCGGAGACGGGGTTGAGCCCGCGATCACCAGCTTGGGTGTCGTCTTCGCGCGATGCCCTGAACTTCGTACAGAAGTTAAAGAGATTCTGCTATTACATTTGCTCTCTAGGATAACCGATACATCAATCCTTGCGAGACGAAGCATTCTGCAGCACCTCTGGAAAACGCATCCCGCCGACGCTGAGTCATTGCTTTGTGGTTTCCTTTCCCTCAAAGCGAGTTACGATAAACTGGCGGAAAAACACTATTTCGATAAGAGAAGAAACTGGCACAATGACAACGCGGAAGAAGTCGTCGCCGGTACAGTTGAGAGTTTCTCCACGATCTTTGCAAAGGAAAACGTGGAGTTGTTCGGGCGCGTAAACGACAACGAAATTGAACTGTCCGAATTTGGAGACTTCAATGACATTCCAGCTGAAGTATTGTCAAATGCCCTCGACCTTTTGCCATTGGGTACCGACGCACCTGCTCACAAAGAACTGATCAATCTAGCCGGGGTACAACTATCTGAACCTGATATCCTAGCTGACGCAGATAGCCAGTCAGGCTTTCTTCTGAAGCGACGTACAATGCAGAAGTTTGCGAACCTGGTGATATCAGCCGTACCGTCTGATGCCGTCGCATTTGTTCGCCCTTTCGTCGAAACATTCAACTCTTCAGTTGTTCCGGATTTGTTCGAGCAACTGATCTTCGCTGAGGACGAGCTCAGACAATACGAGTCGTTCTGGGAAGTGTGGCAAGCTTTCTACCCGAAGCTGGTTGAACACGGTAAGACTCGAAGATGGAGGGATAGGCCTGATCGGTCGATCAGAAACTACTTCTTAGCGTGGGAATACTGGAAGACGGAATCAAAGTCTTGGCCTTCGATTCGGGATCGCGAGAAAGTCTTCTTCCAGAACGCTGTCCGCGAATTAGGCCAACATCCATCTGCGTTTTACGGGATCTCTCGGTTCCTTAACGAGATCGGAAGCTCTTTTCTTAATGAAGGGATCGGATGGATCAGTGACCTACTTAAGCTAGGGCCATCACCCGCAACTGAATCCCCTGAGACAAATACAACCTACTATTTGGAACTGCTGGCTCGACGTTATGCTGATCTCGAACGACGAACGATTCGAAGCTCGCCTGAAGCAAGGGATCGAATAATACGTATTCTCGACTATTTGGTCGAACAAGGTTCCATAAATGCTTTTCTACTGCGTGATCAGCTTGCCTGA
- a CDS encoding site-specific integrase, translating to MSVFKKYNGKRINAKHPAYAAARWWVYRRVKGHKTIHQVIPTARTKEEAELAVRQLVKQLFDRAFGLTDTTITFGQFVEMTYRKYVEQNNVNKGAKNLYIKQLLTHLKDQPLHSITPQDCRDCRSKLQYGKNQRKKKSTISPSSINRIMSTLSKIFSLACEEDLLERNPMQYVKALPEPPPRKRLLTAEQKEALWKELESDRLLYRLVQLAVNTPLRRGQLLALDESVIDFENQRIWVIGSKGRPPRSVPINATATSVLRELIADRQLPFPIVDFRKRWHPALIRAKINKPDGTREENYHFHDLRTYFASELIRRNTNPLIVQNLFAHSDMSITNIYAETDADLMLEAVKQLDVPHSGCWK from the coding sequence ATGTCAGTTTTTAAGAAATATAACGGTAAGCGGATAAACGCTAAGCATCCGGCGTATGCGGCAGCTCGCTGGTGGGTATACAGACGAGTTAAAGGGCATAAGACCATTCATCAGGTTATTCCGACCGCGCGGACCAAGGAAGAAGCTGAACTTGCTGTACGACAATTGGTGAAGCAGCTTTTCGACAGAGCGTTTGGGCTGACAGACACGACAATTACCTTTGGTCAGTTTGTTGAGATGACATATCGAAAGTATGTTGAGCAGAACAATGTAAATAAAGGCGCGAAAAACCTCTACATAAAGCAGCTCTTGACGCACCTCAAGGATCAACCATTGCATTCCATTACCCCGCAAGACTGCCGTGACTGCAGATCGAAATTGCAATATGGAAAAAACCAGCGGAAGAAGAAGAGCACCATTTCGCCGTCCTCGATAAACAGGATCATGTCGACCCTGTCCAAGATCTTCAGCCTCGCTTGTGAAGAGGATCTCCTTGAGCGCAATCCGATGCAGTATGTGAAAGCACTTCCGGAACCGCCACCTCGAAAAAGACTGCTCACAGCCGAGCAAAAAGAAGCTCTCTGGAAGGAGCTCGAATCGGACCGATTACTTTATAGGCTTGTCCAGTTGGCCGTTAATACGCCACTGCGTCGGGGCCAACTCTTGGCTCTTGACGAAAGTGTTATCGATTTTGAGAATCAGCGAATTTGGGTTATTGGTTCGAAAGGTCGCCCCCCTAGATCGGTTCCGATCAACGCAACCGCGACATCCGTCTTGCGAGAATTGATTGCCGACAGGCAACTTCCGTTTCCGATTGTCGATTTTCGCAAACGATGGCATCCCGCTCTAATAAGAGCCAAGATCAATAAACCAGATGGAACTCGAGAAGAGAACTATCATTTTCACGACCTAAGAACCTACTTCGCCAGTGAACTTATCCGAAGAAATACAAATCCTCTGATCGTACAGAATCTCTTCGCACACTCAGACATGAGTATCACGAACATATACGCTGAAACCGATGCAGATCTAATGCTTGAAGCGGTGAAACAGCTTGATGTTCCCCACAGCGGATGTTGGAAATAG
- a CDS encoding helix-turn-helix domain-containing protein, translating into MVEIITIEKEELIRLIDTSVAGAIEKAIHSSQPPQIMTKSEVAKYLKKSGATINRWMRKNGLPFHGVGRPTFNRTEVDAWLANY; encoded by the coding sequence ATGGTTGAAATTATCACGATAGAAAAAGAAGAGCTGATTCGCTTGATCGACACCTCCGTCGCGGGGGCCATCGAAAAAGCTATACATTCATCTCAGCCGCCGCAGATCATGACGAAGTCCGAAGTTGCGAAGTATTTGAAGAAATCGGGAGCAACGATCAATCGATGGATGAGGAAAAATGGCCTTCCATTTCACGGAGTGGGCCGGCCAACTTTCAACAGAACTGAAGTGGATGCCTGGTTAGCGAATTACTAA
- a CDS encoding MerR family transcriptional regulator: MAQEPVVIPEKIYFKIGEVCELLDVQAHVLRYWETEFSMLSPQKNKSGQRSYRRRDVEIALRIKQLLYNEMFTIAGARKKLQQEIKDGFRPRSERREEVIVTPTPAVVSHTVVEPARNSAPMLFDAGFKRSEPVLEPPLPFDIPPVFDGDQHEAIKSLAQNLLELREILKPKPVA, from the coding sequence ATGGCACAAGAACCTGTAGTGATACCTGAGAAAATCTATTTCAAGATCGGTGAAGTGTGTGAACTTCTCGATGTTCAGGCCCACGTACTTCGGTATTGGGAAACTGAGTTTTCGATGCTTTCGCCTCAAAAGAATAAATCCGGTCAAAGAAGCTACCGTCGGCGAGATGTGGAGATTGCTCTTCGGATAAAGCAACTTCTGTACAACGAGATGTTTACGATCGCCGGCGCTCGGAAAAAGCTTCAACAGGAAATTAAAGACGGGTTCAGGCCGAGATCTGAACGCCGTGAAGAAGTAATTGTGACCCCAACGCCTGCCGTGGTATCACATACGGTCGTTGAACCCGCTAGAAACAGTGCCCCTATGCTCTTTGACGCTGGTTTCAAGCGGTCGGAACCCGTACTTGAGCCGCCACTGCCGTTCGACATCCCCCCAGTGTTCGATGGCGATCAGCACGAGGCAATAAAATCACTTGCCCAAAACCTTTTGGAGTTGCGCGAGATCCTTAAGCCCAAACCGGTGGCATAA
- the thiL gene encoding thiamine-phosphate kinase has product MRTEFEMIESLKHSFNLKRIGDDCAVLPKDAYTDLVVTADMLVEDVDFRLHWATAEQIGHKSLAVSLSDVAAMGGRPMWALVSIAVPDRLWNSGFVDRFFAGWHSIAAEFDVELVGGDISGSPNSLVIDSVVGGEVKKGKAILRSGAKVGDSIYVSGSLGGAAGGLYILESTGNVASLDTEMVLRQLQPSPHVLLANSLVSLYVLSSMVDISDGLSSDLGHICRSSNVGARIYAERIPIDSDLADILDPKSALQKALNGGEDFELLFTSSNPNISLNEQFRITKIGEITERNESVKIVIDGKSCELSSGGFQHF; this is encoded by the coding sequence ATGCGAACAGAATTTGAAATGATCGAAAGCCTAAAGCATTCTTTCAACCTGAAAAGGATTGGCGACGATTGTGCGGTACTGCCAAAGGACGCTTACACCGACCTCGTAGTCACGGCCGATATGCTTGTCGAAGATGTTGATTTCCGACTGCATTGGGCGACAGCCGAACAGATCGGACACAAATCACTTGCAGTTTCACTTTCCGACGTTGCCGCAATGGGGGGACGCCCAATGTGGGCGTTGGTTTCGATAGCCGTGCCCGATCGACTGTGGAATTCTGGATTTGTCGATAGATTCTTTGCCGGCTGGCACTCTATTGCAGCAGAATTCGACGTAGAACTCGTCGGCGGTGACATATCCGGATCGCCGAATTCGCTCGTGATCGATTCAGTCGTCGGTGGTGAGGTAAAAAAAGGGAAAGCGATCTTGAGATCCGGAGCAAAAGTGGGAGATTCAATCTACGTTAGCGGATCGCTAGGCGGAGCGGCGGGCGGTCTTTATATACTTGAATCGACCGGAAATGTGGCAAGCTTAGACACTGAAATGGTTCTCCGGCAACTTCAACCGTCGCCTCATGTATTACTCGCTAATTCATTGGTTTCATTGTATGTACTATCATCGATGGTTGATATTAGCGATGGCCTATCGTCGGACCTCGGTCATATCTGCCGTTCAAGCAATGTGGGCGCCCGGATATATGCCGAACGCATTCCGATCGATTCCGATCTGGCTGATATATTAGACCCAAAGTCGGCACTCCAAAAGGCTCTAAATGGCGGCGAGGATTTTGAACTTTTATTCACCTCGAGTAATCCTAACATCTCACTGAACGAACAGTTTCGAATTACAAAGATAGGTGAAATTACTGAACGTAACGAGTCGGTAAAAATAGTTATTGACGGCAAGTCCTGCGAATTATCGTCAGGCGGATTTCAACATTTTTGA
- a CDS encoding HNH endonuclease — MNFSYEPLGTVGVARAVCLWFRGAVFVEENDGDNVLHSPSTIFPVPSVVRLRHYVHVRRNNRETTMKRARIYIRDRYRCQYCGESKHAKELTLDHIFPRAQGGESTPQNLVTACVKCNQRKGNRTPEQARMPLLTSQKLLRLGLDHVLLCHYAESRPAWRKYLFMDDLDDETVQAVAA; from the coding sequence TTGAACTTTTCGTATGAACCGCTCGGCACCGTCGGTGTGGCTCGTGCTGTTTGTTTATGGTTTCGTGGTGCAGTTTTTGTCGAAGAAAATGACGGAGACAATGTGCTTCATTCGCCCTCGACAATATTCCCCGTTCCATCAGTCGTACGTTTGCGGCATTACGTTCACGTTCGTCGAAACAACCGTGAAACAACGATGAAACGTGCGAGGATTTACATCCGCGACCGTTACCGTTGCCAATACTGTGGTGAGAGCAAACACGCCAAGGAACTCACCCTCGATCATATTTTCCCGCGTGCACAGGGCGGTGAGAGTACGCCCCAGAATTTAGTAACTGCCTGCGTAAAATGCAACCAACGCAAGGGCAATCGAACGCCTGAGCAGGCTAGAATGCCGCTACTTACATCCCAAAAGTTGTTACGATTGGGTCTCGACCACGTTTTACTTTGTCACTACGCTGAGAGTCGCCCCGCATGGCGGAAATATCTGTTTATGGATGACCTCGACGACGAAACGGTCCAAGCGGTCGCCGCTTAA
- a CDS encoding cysteine--tRNA ligase, translated as MMLSFFNTLSRQIEEFQPMEDGKARMYICGPTVWNFAHIGNFRTFIFGDILRRYLKFKGYELTHVMNLTDIDDRIIKEAAARNISIDEFTEPFAQYFLEDFDALGNERPEIIPRATHHIAEMVEIISKLLANGHAYESDGSIYYRISAFPEYGKLSKISFSGNIAGGSERIDTDKYDKEDARDFALWKLVGENDHPGWDAPFGRGRPGWHIECSAMAMKYLGESFDLHAGGMDLQFPHHENEIAQSEGSTGKQFAKYWLHSEFLKIDDVTMSKSTGNFFTFRDLRDQGYSPLAIRYLLLSVPYRKQLNFTFEGLQGAESTVERLRTFRRLVSEAVTDNGVHEGVMAAVENSLQTFESAMDDDLNTAAGLAAIHDLAREVNSVVAKGGLRSDDKAAVIDAIAKFDSVLGIFGEMDVEFLDDEIEALISDRQEARRNRNFERSDQIRDLLAEKGIMLEDTKDGVRWKRK; from the coding sequence ATTATGTTGTCCTTTTTTAACACACTTTCGCGTCAAATCGAAGAATTTCAGCCGATGGAAGATGGCAAGGCTCGAATGTATATCTGCGGGCCGACGGTCTGGAATTTTGCTCATATTGGTAACTTCCGGACGTTTATTTTTGGGGATATTCTACGTCGATATTTGAAATTTAAGGGCTACGAGCTGACGCACGTGATGAACCTGACCGATATCGACGACCGTATCATCAAGGAAGCCGCCGCGAGAAACATTTCGATCGATGAATTCACAGAGCCTTTTGCTCAGTACTTTCTCGAAGATTTTGACGCATTGGGCAATGAACGGCCGGAAATAATTCCGCGCGCCACTCACCATATTGCCGAAATGGTCGAGATCATTTCCAAATTATTGGCCAATGGCCACGCATATGAGTCAGACGGTTCGATCTATTACCGAATATCTGCGTTTCCGGAGTACGGCAAATTATCAAAGATCAGCTTTTCGGGCAATATTGCGGGCGGGAGTGAGCGGATCGACACTGATAAGTACGATAAGGAAGATGCTCGCGATTTCGCTCTGTGGAAGCTTGTTGGCGAAAACGACCATCCGGGCTGGGATGCACCTTTTGGGAGAGGGCGTCCGGGATGGCATATTGAATGTTCCGCGATGGCAATGAAATATCTCGGCGAATCGTTTGATCTCCACGCGGGCGGTATGGACCTACAGTTTCCGCATCACGAAAACGAGATCGCGCAGAGTGAAGGCTCGACCGGTAAACAATTTGCCAAATATTGGCTCCACAGCGAATTCTTGAAGATCGATGACGTGACAATGTCGAAATCGACGGGTAATTTCTTCACGTTTCGAGACCTTCGCGACCAAGGATATTCTCCGCTTGCTATCCGATACCTTTTACTTTCAGTACCGTATCGCAAGCAGCTAAACTTCACGTTCGAAGGGTTGCAGGGTGCCGAGAGCACCGTAGAGCGACTTCGTACTTTCAGACGCTTGGTATCGGAAGCCGTCACGGACAATGGAGTTCACGAAGGTGTTATGGCAGCGGTAGAGAATTCGCTCCAAACCTTCGAATCGGCAATGGACGACGATCTCAATACCGCGGCAGGTCTGGCCGCCATCCACGATCTGGCCCGTGAGGTCAATTCGGTGGTCGCAAAGGGGGGGCTTCGATCCGACGATAAGGCGGCGGTCATTGACGCGATAGCCAAATTTGATAGTGTATTGGGAATTTTTGGCGAGATGGACGTTGAGTTTCTCGATGATGAGATCGAGGCACTCATTTCCGATCGACAAGAGGCTAGGCGAAACCGGAATTTTGAGAGATCAGACCAAATTCGTGATCTACTTGCAGAAAAAGGGATAATGCTTGAGGACACAAAAGACGGGGTCCGATGGAAGCGGAAATAG